One Micromonospora sp. WMMD1120 genomic region harbors:
- a CDS encoding type III polyketide synthase has product MGIVSVPVIAGLGTAQPPSACQDELWEGFFSRHFSGATRSLAQRIFANSGVTRRQAAVNPLLEDVSDWPTERRMRRYQVEALPLGKEAVGRALTAAGLSAGDIGLFIVCSCTGYATPGLDILLARDLGMAADTQRMFIGHMGCYAALPGLGAASDFVAARGRPALLLCAELTSLHIQPSSARVDTQQIVSHALFSDAAVAAVVVPGGRGYALREVAAVTDTSTADHMTWDVTDAGFRMGLSPKVPQVLSRHVRKLVDELLARHGLTSSEVDGWAVHPGGPRILNVVERELALPPDGLAASRATLDEHGNCSSPTVLLILDRLSRGAPAARRIVMLAFGPGLTLYAALLDRQG; this is encoded by the coding sequence GTGGGGATCGTGTCCGTACCAGTGATCGCGGGGCTCGGGACCGCGCAGCCGCCGTCCGCCTGCCAGGACGAGTTGTGGGAGGGCTTCTTCTCCCGGCACTTCTCCGGGGCGACCCGGTCGTTGGCCCAACGCATCTTCGCGAACTCGGGGGTGACCCGACGGCAGGCCGCGGTCAACCCGCTGCTGGAGGACGTCTCGGACTGGCCGACCGAGCGCCGGATGCGTCGCTACCAGGTGGAGGCCCTGCCGCTGGGCAAGGAGGCGGTGGGTCGCGCGTTGACCGCCGCCGGGCTGAGCGCCGGTGACATCGGGCTGTTCATCGTCTGCTCCTGCACCGGGTACGCCACCCCGGGGCTGGACATCCTGCTCGCCCGTGACCTCGGTATGGCCGCGGACACCCAGCGGATGTTCATCGGTCACATGGGCTGTTACGCGGCGCTGCCGGGGCTGGGCGCGGCGAGTGACTTCGTCGCCGCCCGGGGCCGTCCGGCGCTGCTGCTCTGCGCGGAGCTGACCAGCCTGCACATCCAGCCGTCCAGCGCCCGGGTGGACACCCAGCAGATCGTCTCCCACGCGCTCTTCTCGGACGCCGCGGTCGCCGCCGTGGTCGTCCCGGGCGGTCGGGGGTACGCGTTGCGCGAGGTCGCCGCCGTCACGGACACCTCGACCGCCGACCACATGACCTGGGACGTCACCGACGCCGGCTTCCGGATGGGGTTGTCGCCGAAGGTGCCGCAGGTGCTCTCGAGGCACGTCCGCAAGCTCGTCGACGAGCTGCTGGCCCGGCACGGCCTCACCAGCTCCGAGGTGGACGGTTGGGCGGTGCACCCGGGCGGACCGCGCATCCTCAACGTGGTCGAGCGGGAGTTGGCGTTGCCGCCGGACGGGTTGGCGGCGTCCCGGGCGACGCTCGACGAGCACGGCAACTGCTCGTCACCGACGGTGTTGCTGATCCTGGATCGGCTGAGCCGCGGGGCGCCGGCCGCTCGGCGCATCGTCATGCTGGCGTTCGGCCCGGGTCTGACCCTGTACGCCGCCCTGCTCGATCGACAAGGGTGA
- a CDS encoding acyl-CoA dehydrogenase family protein: MTVHALEAARRLAPRFAARAAEHDRDGSFPVDDFADLREAGLFGLLVPRELGGLGATFAEYAAVATELARGNGATALVFNMHASVTGALGAVTEELAEALGVPEEALAARDRLLTAAAQGSWYAVAMSERGAGARLSQLTTAYQPTDEGWHIKGSKTFCSGAGHADGYLVAARSAADQSVVSQFLVPAGDGLTVEPTWDSLGMRATSSHDLHLDVTVPADRLLGGVEGLALVVAQLMPHWLVASYAAVYVGVARAAIDAAAEHLNARNLAGLPAVRARLGRADAATAAAQLVVAEAARRVDEAPGDEETNRWVWRAKLLAGTTAAEVAASVLEAAGTSATRRGHPLERLYRDARCGSLHPATSDVCADWLGIAALGGDPDRDGSAPRW; encoded by the coding sequence ATGACGGTGCATGCGCTTGAGGCAGCCCGCCGGTTGGCGCCGCGGTTCGCCGCGCGGGCGGCGGAGCACGACCGGGACGGTTCCTTCCCCGTGGACGACTTCGCCGACCTGCGCGAGGCCGGTCTGTTCGGGTTGCTGGTGCCCCGCGAGTTGGGCGGCCTGGGAGCCACGTTCGCCGAGTACGCGGCGGTGGCCACCGAGCTCGCCCGGGGCAACGGCGCCACGGCTCTGGTGTTCAACATGCACGCCTCGGTCACCGGCGCGTTGGGCGCGGTCACCGAGGAGTTGGCCGAGGCGCTGGGGGTGCCGGAGGAGGCCCTGGCCGCCCGGGACCGGCTGCTCACGGCCGCGGCGCAGGGCTCGTGGTACGCGGTGGCGATGAGCGAACGTGGCGCGGGCGCCCGGCTGTCCCAGTTGACCACCGCCTACCAACCGACCGACGAGGGTTGGCACATCAAGGGCAGCAAGACGTTCTGTTCCGGCGCCGGGCACGCCGACGGCTACCTGGTGGCGGCGCGGAGCGCCGCCGACCAGTCGGTGGTCTCGCAGTTCCTGGTGCCGGCCGGCGACGGCCTGACGGTGGAGCCGACCTGGGACTCGCTCGGTATGCGCGCCACCTCCTCGCACGACCTGCACCTGGATGTCACGGTGCCGGCCGACCGGCTGCTGGGTGGCGTGGAGGGGCTGGCGCTCGTCGTCGCCCAGTTGATGCCGCACTGGCTGGTGGCGAGCTACGCCGCGGTCTACGTGGGCGTCGCCCGCGCGGCCATCGACGCGGCGGCCGAGCACCTCAACGCCCGTAACCTGGCGGGTCTGCCGGCGGTGCGGGCCCGCCTGGGTCGGGCGGACGCGGCGACGGCGGCCGCGCAACTGGTGGTCGCGGAGGCGGCCCGCCGGGTGGACGAGGCGCCGGGTGACGAGGAGACCAACCGGTGGGTGTGGCGGGCGAAGCTGCTCGCCGGCACCACGGCCGCGGAGGTGGCGGCGTCGGTGCTGGAGGCGGCGGGCACCTCGGCGACCCGTCGTGGTCATCCGCTGGAACGGCTCTACCGGGACGCCCGCTGCGGTTCGCTGCACCCGGCCACGTCGGACGTGTGCGCTGACTGGCTCGGCATCGCCGCGTTGGGTGGCGACCCGGATCGTGACGGATCGGCCCCGCGTTGGTGA
- a CDS encoding methyltransferase domain-containing protein, with translation MRDVAAAAASTGRRVLPPNDPRQYDDLAGEWWRPDGAFAMLHWLAEARAALVPPAYRPGALLVDLGCGAGLLAPHLKGKGYHHVGVDLTRSALVQAAEHGVDVIQADATAVPLPDGCAAVVSAGELLEHVPAWPRVVAEACRLLRPGGLLVLDTLNDTALARLVAVRIAERLPTVPRGIHDPLLFVDDRALVAECARHGVDLRLRGVRPQVGGLLVWLLRRARAAGAAGTATVGAAPRIVPTWSTAVLYQGRGVRRG, from the coding sequence ATGCGAGACGTGGCCGCGGCCGCGGCGTCCACCGGCAGGAGGGTGCTGCCGCCCAACGATCCGCGCCAGTACGACGACCTGGCCGGTGAGTGGTGGCGACCGGACGGCGCGTTCGCGATGCTGCACTGGCTGGCCGAGGCCCGCGCGGCGCTGGTGCCACCGGCCTACCGACCGGGCGCGTTGCTCGTCGACCTGGGCTGTGGCGCCGGCCTGCTCGCGCCGCACCTGAAGGGCAAGGGTTACCACCACGTCGGTGTCGACCTGACCCGGTCGGCGCTGGTCCAGGCGGCCGAGCACGGGGTGGACGTGATCCAGGCGGACGCCACCGCCGTGCCGCTGCCCGACGGCTGCGCCGCCGTGGTCTCCGCCGGTGAGCTGCTGGAGCACGTGCCGGCCTGGCCGCGCGTGGTGGCCGAGGCGTGTCGACTGCTGCGCCCCGGCGGCCTGCTGGTGCTCGACACCCTGAACGACACGGCGCTGGCCCGTCTCGTCGCGGTACGGATCGCCGAGCGGCTGCCGACGGTGCCCCGGGGCATCCACGATCCACTGTTGTTCGTGGACGATCGGGCGCTGGTGGCGGAGTGTGCCCGGCACGGTGTCGACCTGCGCCTGCGGGGTGTCCGGCCGCAGGTGGGTGGCCTGCTCGTCTGGCTGCTCCGGCGCGCCCGCGCGGCCGGCGCGGCGGGTACGGCGACCGTCGGCGCCGCGCCGCGCATCGTGCCGACCTGGTCCACGGCGGTGCTCTACCAGGGCCGGGGGGTCCGCAGAGGATAG
- a CDS encoding UbiA family prenyltransferase, translating into MSSRVLGLVRASHPEPAAAVTTVAGLLAWGVGHRPAGIASVVLAVLASQLAVGWTNDALDADRDATVGRTDKPVAAGAVGRRATAWAAATAAVACPLLALTTNPTAAFWLTLALVSALLYDWPLKATAFSVLPYAVSFGALPAFIVLALPDQPSPPAWLIVAAASLGAGAHFANVLPDLADDARTGVRGLPHRLGAVGSRAAAAVLLLTATAALVLGPPGPPSTIGLAAVGTAAVVPPLSWYAGRSASRAGRRPVAAFRAVMLVALIDVVLLVTSGRVV; encoded by the coding sequence ATGTCGTCGAGGGTGTTAGGGCTGGTCAGGGCGAGCCATCCGGAACCGGCCGCAGCAGTGACCACGGTGGCCGGTCTGCTCGCGTGGGGAGTGGGTCATCGACCCGCCGGAATCGCCTCGGTGGTACTCGCCGTGCTGGCCAGCCAGCTCGCCGTCGGCTGGACCAACGACGCGCTGGACGCCGATCGGGACGCCACCGTGGGGCGTACCGACAAACCGGTCGCCGCCGGCGCTGTCGGTCGGCGCGCCACGGCCTGGGCCGCCGCGACGGCCGCGGTGGCCTGCCCGCTGCTGGCCCTGACCACGAACCCCACGGCGGCGTTCTGGCTGACCCTCGCGCTGGTCTCCGCGCTGCTCTACGACTGGCCGCTCAAGGCCACGGCGTTCTCGGTGCTGCCCTACGCCGTCTCCTTCGGCGCGCTGCCGGCCTTCATCGTGCTGGCCCTGCCCGACCAGCCGTCCCCACCCGCCTGGCTCATCGTCGCGGCGGCGTCCCTGGGCGCCGGCGCGCACTTCGCCAACGTGTTGCCGGACCTCGCCGACGACGCCCGGACCGGTGTGCGCGGCCTGCCGCACCGGCTGGGCGCGGTAGGCAGCCGGGCGGCGGCGGCCGTTCTGCTCCTCACCGCGACCGCGGCCCTGGTCCTCGGACCACCCGGGCCACCGTCGACCATCGGGCTGGCGGCGGTCGGCACGGCCGCCGTGGTGCCGCCACTGAGCTGGTACGCCGGGCGCTCGGCGAGCCGGGCCGGCCGGCGGCCGGTGGCGGCCTTCCGGGCGGTGATGCTCGTCGCCCTCATCGACGTGGTTCTGCTGGTGACGAGCGGTCGAGTGGTGTGA
- the radA gene encoding DNA repair protein RadA produces the protein MTTSRSTPPRGGTAGAARGRSAAREPRPAYECDACGHQPPKWVGRCPECGEWGSVVESTVTGPMVSGRVVSSRMPSEPARPIATISAAPARARPTGVSELDRVLGGGLVPGAVVLLAGEPGVGKSTLLLDVAQQWAVGAGSPSLVVSGEESVSQVRLRAERMGTLHDQLYLAAESDLAAVLGHLDAVKPGLLVLDSVQTISTTGTEGVPGGVTQVRAVTAALVSVAKERGIATVLVGHVTKDGQVAGPRVLEHLVDVVLHFEGDKHSSLRLVRGVKNRFGAADEVGCFEMHEGGISSLADPSGLFLTRYAEPVPGTCVTVAMEGRRALVTEVQALIGATVAGSPRRTVSGLDSARLAMVLAVLQRRTERLTLHDREVFAATVGGIRVVEPAADLAVALAVASGGLNLAIAPHLVAIGEVGLTGEVRRVGAVPRRLAEAARLGFKVALVPPGCGPASTGAGPEQMRVTEVTDVRSALHHAARASAE, from the coding sequence GTGACCACCTCCCGATCAACCCCTCCGCGCGGCGGCACGGCCGGTGCCGCGCGTGGGCGGTCCGCCGCCCGTGAGCCGCGTCCGGCCTACGAGTGCGACGCCTGCGGTCACCAGCCGCCCAAGTGGGTGGGGCGCTGCCCCGAGTGCGGTGAGTGGGGCTCGGTGGTCGAGAGCACGGTGACCGGCCCGATGGTGTCCGGTCGGGTGGTCAGCTCCCGGATGCCCAGCGAGCCGGCCCGGCCGATCGCCACCATCAGCGCCGCGCCGGCCCGCGCCCGCCCCACCGGCGTCAGCGAGCTGGATCGGGTGCTCGGCGGCGGCCTGGTGCCCGGTGCGGTGGTGCTGCTCGCCGGCGAGCCGGGCGTGGGCAAGTCGACCCTCCTGCTGGACGTGGCCCAGCAGTGGGCGGTCGGTGCCGGCAGCCCCTCGCTGGTGGTCAGCGGTGAGGAGTCGGTCAGCCAGGTGCGGCTGCGCGCCGAACGGATGGGCACCCTGCACGACCAGCTCTACCTCGCGGCGGAGAGCGACCTGGCCGCGGTGCTCGGGCACCTCGACGCGGTCAAGCCGGGCCTGCTGGTGCTCGACTCGGTGCAGACCATCTCGACCACCGGCACCGAGGGTGTGCCCGGCGGCGTGACCCAGGTCCGTGCGGTCACCGCCGCGCTGGTCTCGGTCGCCAAGGAGCGGGGCATCGCCACGGTGCTGGTCGGGCACGTCACCAAGGACGGCCAGGTCGCCGGCCCCCGGGTGCTGGAGCACCTGGTCGACGTGGTGCTGCACTTCGAGGGCGACAAGCACTCCTCGCTGCGCCTGGTGCGCGGGGTGAAGAACAGGTTCGGCGCGGCCGACGAGGTCGGCTGCTTCGAGATGCACGAGGGCGGCATCAGCAGCCTCGCCGATCCGTCCGGGCTGTTCCTGACCCGCTACGCGGAGCCCGTTCCGGGCACCTGCGTGACGGTGGCCATGGAGGGGCGACGAGCCCTGGTCACCGAGGTGCAGGCGCTGATCGGCGCGACGGTGGCCGGCTCACCCCGGCGCACGGTCTCCGGTCTCGACTCGGCGCGGCTGGCGATGGTGCTCGCGGTGCTGCAACGGCGCACCGAGCGGCTGACCCTGCACGACCGGGAGGTCTTCGCCGCCACCGTCGGCGGCATCCGGGTGGTCGAGCCGGCCGCCGATCTGGCGGTCGCCCTGGCGGTCGCGTCCGGCGGGCTCAACCTGGCGATCGCGCCGCACCTGGTGGCGATCGGGGAGGTGGGGTTGACCGGCGAGGTGCGCCGGGTCGGGGCGGTGCCCCGCCGGCTGGCCGAGGCGGCACGGTTGGGCTTCAAGGTGGCCCTGGTGCCGCCCGGCTGTGGTCCGGCCAGCACCGGCGCCGGGCCCGAGCAGATGCGGGTGACCGAGGTCACTGACGTCCGCTCCGCGCTGCACCATGCGGCCCGCGCGTCCGCCGAGTGA
- the disA gene encoding DNA integrity scanning diadenylate cyclase DisA: MPIDRDTTKPAGAPPQARTGAVGSPARPISVSVTAGVAGGAGDPLRANLALMAPGTALRDGLERILRGRTGALIVLGYDKVVEGLCTGGFPLDVEFSATRVRELCKMDGAVVLSSDGTRIVRAAVHLMPDPSIPTEESGTRHRTAERVARQTGYPVISVSQSMRIISLYVNGQRHVLDDSAAILSRANQALATLERYKLRLDEVSGTLSALEIEDLVTVRDAVAVVQRLEMVRRIADEIAGYVVELGTDGRLLALQLDELMAGVDADRTLVIRDYLPVGRKSRTLDEALVELDLLGATELIDLVSVAKAIGYPAASDALDAAVSPRGFRLLAKVPRLPVAVVDRLVSHFGSLQRLLGATVEDLQAVEGVGDARARGVREGLSRLAEASILERYV; this comes from the coding sequence GTGCCGATCGACCGCGATACCACCAAGCCAGCCGGCGCGCCGCCCCAGGCCCGCACCGGCGCCGTGGGCTCGCCCGCCCGCCCGATCAGCGTGAGCGTGACCGCAGGGGTCGCCGGGGGCGCTGGCGACCCGCTACGGGCCAATCTCGCCCTGATGGCTCCCGGCACGGCCCTGCGCGACGGTCTGGAGCGCATCCTGCGCGGCCGCACCGGCGCGCTCATCGTGCTCGGCTACGACAAGGTGGTCGAGGGTCTGTGCACCGGCGGCTTCCCGCTGGATGTGGAGTTCTCCGCGACCCGGGTTCGCGAGCTGTGCAAGATGGACGGCGCGGTCGTGCTCTCCAGCGACGGCACCCGCATCGTCCGCGCCGCCGTGCACCTGATGCCCGACCCGTCCATCCCGACGGAGGAGTCCGGCACCCGGCACCGCACCGCCGAGCGGGTCGCCCGCCAGACCGGCTATCCCGTCATCTCGGTCAGCCAGTCGATGCGGATCATCAGCCTCTACGTCAACGGCCAGCGGCACGTGCTCGACGACTCGGCGGCGATCCTCTCCCGGGCCAACCAGGCGCTCGCCACCCTGGAGCGCTACAAGCTCCGGCTGGACGAGGTCTCCGGCACCCTCTCCGCCCTGGAGATCGAAGACCTGGTCACCGTCCGGGACGCGGTGGCAGTGGTGCAGCGACTGGAGATGGTGCGCCGCATCGCCGACGAGATCGCCGGTTACGTGGTGGAGCTGGGCACCGACGGTCGCCTGCTGGCCCTGCAACTCGACGAGCTGATGGCCGGCGTGGACGCCGACCGCACGCTGGTCATCCGGGACTACCTCCCGGTCGGCCGCAAGTCGCGCACCCTGGACGAGGCGCTCGTCGAGCTGGACCTGCTCGGCGCCACCGAGCTGATCGACCTGGTGTCGGTGGCCAAGGCGATCGGCTACCCGGCCGCGTCCGACGCGCTGGACGCCGCGGTCAGCCCGCGCGGCTTCCGGCTGCTGGCCAAGGTGCCCCGGCTGCCGGTGGCGGTGGTCGATCGCCTGGTGTCGCACTTCGGCAGCCTGCAACGGCTGCTCGGCGCGACGGTGGAGGACCTTCAGGCAGTCGAGGGGGTCGGCGACGCTCGGGCGCGCGGCGTCCGGGAGGGGCTGTCCCGGCTCGCCGAGGCATCCATCCTGGAACGCTACGTCTGA
- a CDS encoding peptide deformylase translates to MAGEATPESGAYDGLGGWTPEALGVPGVVRAVVSAPHPLLSGTAAEVDPRARETVQLAADLVATMRVSPGCVGLAAPQVGVAADVFVVDVTGHPKSITVHGTFVLCNARVVEATRWRPGREGCMSVPDLTGDVKRASRLVVEGVLPGTGEPVRLATDGFEARALQHEIDHCAGLLFLDRVAGAHAVYQRKVYL, encoded by the coding sequence GTGGCCGGCGAGGCGACGCCGGAGAGCGGGGCGTACGACGGGTTGGGCGGCTGGACACCGGAGGCGCTCGGGGTGCCCGGGGTGGTGCGCGCTGTGGTTTCCGCCCCGCATCCGCTGCTCAGCGGCACTGCCGCCGAGGTCGACCCCCGGGCGCGGGAGACGGTTCAGCTGGCGGCCGACCTGGTCGCCACGATGAGGGTTTCGCCGGGCTGCGTCGGGTTGGCCGCGCCGCAGGTCGGGGTGGCCGCCGACGTCTTCGTCGTGGACGTCACGGGGCACCCGAAGTCGATCACCGTGCACGGCACGTTCGTGTTGTGTAACGCCCGGGTGGTCGAGGCGACCCGGTGGAGGCCGGGCCGGGAGGGCTGCATGTCGGTGCCGGACCTGACCGGTGACGTGAAACGGGCCAGCCGGTTGGTGGTGGAGGGTGTGCTGCCGGGCACCGGCGAGCCGGTCCGGTTGGCGACGGACGGCTTCGAGGCCCGTGCGTTGCAGCACGAGATCGACCACTGCGCGGGGTTGCTGTTCCTGGACCGGGTGGCCGGTGCGCATGCCGTCTACCAGCGCAAGGTCTATCTGTGA
- a CDS encoding ACT domain-containing protein, with protein MNELAITVIGRDRPGIVADVAEVLARLGANLTDSTMTRLRGHFAMTLICTGPAAAGVEAALAPLAAEGQLVATVRAVTPDGEVPPAGEPYVLTVHGSDRMGIVAAMTRVLVDAGGNVTDLSTRLAGALYVVLAEVELPDGVADAVAERLHRTAAELGVEVTLRPADPDLL; from the coding sequence ATGAACGAGCTCGCGATCACCGTCATCGGTCGGGACCGGCCGGGCATCGTGGCCGACGTCGCCGAGGTGCTGGCCCGACTGGGCGCGAACCTGACCGACAGCACCATGACGCGACTGCGGGGGCATTTCGCGATGACCCTCATCTGCACCGGACCGGCCGCCGCCGGGGTCGAGGCCGCCCTGGCGCCGCTGGCCGCCGAGGGCCAGCTGGTGGCGACGGTACGCGCTGTCACCCCGGACGGTGAGGTGCCGCCGGCTGGCGAGCCGTACGTGCTGACGGTGCACGGTTCGGACCGGATGGGCATCGTGGCGGCGATGACGCGGGTGCTGGTGGACGCGGGAGGCAACGTCACCGATCTCAGCACCCGGTTGGCCGGTGCGCTCTACGTGGTGCTGGCCGAGGTCGAGTTGCCGGACGGTGTGGCCGACGCGGTAGCGGAGAGACTGCACCGGACAGCTGCGGAGCTGGGCGTGGAGGTCACCCTCCGGCCGGCGGACCCGGATCTCCTGTGA
- a CDS encoding A/G-specific adenine glycosylase — MTQPDFATLVSRWFQEHARDLPWRAPGVSPWAILVSEVMLQQTPVVRVVPAWQAWLTRWPEPAALAADTPAEAIRMWGRLGYPRRAVRLRECAVAIVERHAGRVPDRLDQLLALPGVGTYTARAVAAFAYGQRHPVVDTNVRRVVSRAVAGEPDAGPVTRPADLVATEELLPVQPAAAALASAAFMELGAVICTARSPRCPACPVESICAWRASGQEAPAGPTRRPQRYAGTDRQVRGLLLGVLREHSEPVPHQRLDQVWSDDVQRARALAGLVQDGLVEPAGTDSYRLAGDGPSPPTADLTA, encoded by the coding sequence ATGACACAACCCGATTTCGCCACGCTGGTCAGCCGATGGTTCCAAGAGCACGCGCGTGACCTGCCGTGGCGTGCGCCAGGGGTCAGCCCGTGGGCCATCCTGGTCAGTGAGGTCATGCTCCAGCAGACGCCGGTGGTCCGGGTGGTGCCCGCCTGGCAGGCATGGCTGACCCGCTGGCCGGAGCCGGCCGCGTTGGCGGCGGACACCCCGGCCGAGGCGATCCGGATGTGGGGACGGCTCGGCTACCCGCGTCGGGCCGTGCGGCTGCGGGAGTGCGCGGTCGCGATCGTGGAACGACACGCCGGCCGCGTACCGGACCGGCTGGACCAACTGCTGGCACTGCCCGGGGTAGGCACCTACACGGCACGGGCGGTCGCCGCGTTCGCGTACGGGCAGCGGCACCCGGTGGTCGACACCAACGTCCGCCGGGTGGTCAGCCGGGCGGTGGCCGGTGAGCCGGACGCCGGCCCGGTGACCCGCCCAGCCGACCTGGTCGCCACCGAGGAACTGCTCCCGGTGCAACCCGCCGCGGCGGCCCTCGCCAGCGCCGCGTTCATGGAACTCGGCGCGGTGATCTGCACCGCCCGGTCACCGCGCTGCCCGGCCTGCCCGGTCGAATCGATCTGCGCGTGGCGGGCCTCCGGGCAGGAGGCGCCGGCAGGGCCCACCCGCCGGCCCCAGCGGTACGCGGGCACCGACCGGCAGGTACGCGGCCTGCTGCTCGGAGTGCTCCGGGAACACAGCGAGCCGGTCCCACACCAGCGGCTGGACCAGGTCTGGAGCGATGACGTCCAGCGTGCGCGTGCCCTCGCCGGCCTGGTGCAGGACGGGTTGGTCGAACCGGCGGGCACGGACTCCTACCGTCTGGCCGGCGACGGCCCGTCCCCTCCCACCGCCGACCTGACCGCCTGA